One window of Dyadobacter sandarakinus genomic DNA carries:
- a CDS encoding FG-GAP repeat domain-containing protein translates to MTFQIKPFYATLLVTLFCTGLQTRGQVKFVQQPLPTGLEYTPQPGTGFVQVADINGDGFPDVLYTATTAGTLVYLQNNNGESFGTPQPNPFADFVSSTPPGFALNISCSIADFDGDGDLDIWNRLPGASNDNYLLNDKGVYHISPVPQGMEFTLGGVGFVQVADINGDGYFLLLLRNCNM, encoded by the coding sequence ATGACTTTCCAGATCAAGCCGTTTTATGCTACCCTCTTGGTAACCCTTTTCTGTACTGGCTTGCAGACACGAGGCCAGGTAAAATTTGTACAGCAACCGCTACCAACAGGCTTAGAATACACACCACAACCCGGAACTGGCTTTGTTCAGGTAGCTGATATCAATGGTGACGGCTTTCCTGATGTTTTATATACGGCCACAACGGCAGGAACATTGGTTTACTTGCAGAATAACAATGGTGAATCCTTCGGCACTCCGCAGCCTAATCCCTTTGCTGACTTTGTTTCATCTACTCCGCCGGGATTTGCATTAAATATTTCGTGCAGCATTGCTGATTTTGATGGCGATGGCGATCTGGATATATGGAACAGGTTACCTGGTGCCAGTAACGATAATTACTTACTCAATGATAAAGGTGTATACCACATCAGTCCAGTTCCACAAGGCATGGAATTTACATTGGGCGGTGTTGGTTTTGTCCAGGTAGCTGACATCAATGGAGATGGCTATTTTCTACTACTTCTAAGAAATTGCAATATGTAA